The DNA region AGACAGCACGGTTCCCTACACAGAGAGGCTGAAAATTCTGGCTGGTTTGGCAAACCCTGAAGACTTGCAGCTCAGCACAGCTGAAAGGAAGCTTGTGCAGACCTACAACCAGAAGCCTGTGCTTTCTCGCCCACAACACAAATTCTACAAGGTAACGCACTACATTCCCTATCTACTCTAGTTTATCAACATACATGTGGTGAAATCTCTGTCCTTCTAATCTGACTAAACCACCAAATGTTCCTTGGAAAATAATCTGTGTGCTTTCACTGATAATTTAGGGTCCAAATTACTTCGAGATCGATCTCGATGTGCATCGGTTCAGCTTCATATCGAGGAAAGGGCTCGAGACCTTCCGGGAGCGGCTCAAGCATGGTGTTCTTGATCTTGGCCTAACCATTCAGGTACTTGGTTTTCTCCAGCTCCAGGCTGAAAGCAAGCCCGGCCTTGACTGCATGTCTGAAATCTAACCGTGGACTGATCCTGGTTACAGGCACAGAAGGTTGAGGAGCTGCCGGAGCACGTCCTGTGCTGCATGAGGCTGAACAAGATCGACTTCGCCGACAACGGGCAGATACCGACGCTGATAACGGCAGCTGATGAGTGAATCTGTCATGTCGCTGAAAGGCACTAACTTTCAGGAAAAGCAAAAGAGAATGTCGTCGTTCGTGGATGTTCTTTTAGATGCTGTTGTATAGATCGGAGATAGTTGTAGGAACTAACTCATCATGTTCGTGCAGTAAATTGCACGCAGATTTGTGTAAATACTTGTTGATCATTGCCccaaaggaaaaggaaagaaaaggcaTTTGGAGCAATCTGCAGTCTGAAGATGTATTATGTACACAGTACATGTCTGTTTTTTTCAGTTGATGCCTACTAATGGTTCAGCCACATCAGTACAAATGAGCTACTTCCTTCCATTTTTCATCTAAATTTCTAAcgcaagaaaaaaaatgaaatcCTGATTGTAAATGAAAAAAGAGAATTAAACAAAGAAACAACAAATGTACAAATCACACAGCACAACATGTTCAGCTGAAAAATCAACATGTCAGCTCCTCTAAAACAGCTGAAAACCTAACCAAATACAATCAACAATATAATTAGCCGGCAGCAGAAACACCTGCCCGAAAGAATCGATGATCCAGCCTCTGTTATTCACACCCAGGGAAAAACCACACTCCACAAAACCCCCCAGCTTCAAACGATCGAGCGGTCAGCCGACCTCGGCCGAGCTATCTCTCCTCTTTcagctcccgagcgccgccggtCTGCTGGAACGCCCCACTTCCGCCGGCCGGAGGCGTCGGTTGTCCGGCGgaacaggcggcggcggcggcttcgttGCCCCGGCCCGGCGGGTCGTGGTTGTGGCGGCCGGTGTACGTCGTGAGGACGCACCTGGGGTCGGTGGACGCCCTCTCGATCTGCTTGCGCACGTTGCAGTTGTCCGCCGTGCACTTGTAGTAGCTCCTGCGTGCGTACGTGCAGGCCATTCAGCACCATCACAGAGCTCATACAATGGCTGGCGTGTGCACCAGAAAATGATCAGGGTGCAGGTAATCCAAGTGCAAAAATTACCTCGGCCGAGGGTTGCCCTTGACCACCTTCTGGCCGTACTTGCGCCACCTGTAGCCGTCGTCGAGGAGATCCACCTCGCTCGGGGTCTGGATGATGATCTTGGGCTTCTTCACCACCCTCtgcccggcctcgccgccggcgcccctgaTGACCAAAAAACAATCGGCAGCCTGTCACATTTGAATGACCTGACCACCCTCTGCAACAGGCAACGGCCGGTAGGACCATGCGAAGAATGACTCACATGCCAGGAGCCCCGTCGACGTCATCCTCATGCaacgcgtcgtcgtcgtcgtcgtcgctcgGGCCATCCATGtcctccgcggcggcgagggcttcgttcccgccgccggcgtgccCGCGCTCCTGGGGGCGCGGGTGGTTGTGGCGGCCCTTGTAGGTGATCTCCGTGATGAACCCGTCGAAGGAGCGCTCCACGACCTTCTTCACGGGGCACCCGTCGCGGGTGCACTTGTAGTAGCTCCGTGGCGACTCGGCGTCCTTGAGCTGCTTCTGCCCGTACTTGCGCCAGCTGTACCCGTCCTTCGCCGGCTGCTCgattgccgccgccggcggcggcagcggcagcccgTGCGGCTGCGAGCTGCCGACGCCGAAGAGCGCGCTCGCGCGCAGCTGCTGCATGTCCTGGTCGTATCTGGGGAGGAGGACGGTGAAGTTTTGGGGCGGAAAGGAGgaagcagccgccgccgtcgatcgCGGAGGAGGCCATTGCGGCGGCGGGTCCGCGTGGAGGTACGGCGGGTAGGGGTCCATTCTGCCGCCCGGCGGCGATTGGCCGAACGAGGTGGGCTGCTGGTaggacggcgccggcggcgcgtaGCTCACCTGCATCCAGTAGAAAGACGCATGTCTTTTTTGTGAACTTGAGGTATTGCTAAATTATCGCACTACATGTGATAATTGCATGGTTCTGTTGTGTCATTAGTCTCCAGGATGATAAGAATTCTTGCTAAATACCAGTTGGCACTTAACACTGAAATTGAGCTTTTAATTTGTTTGCATTTCTATTAAGAATCCAATGCCAGAACGTGCAAAGCTGATAGCTCCTGGCCGAGTATTTTTGACAACTGCAGGCTGCAGCCTCCTGTATCGCCGGCTGATCAAAATCAATCCGCTACTAGAATGGAACGCTAAAGCATTGTGCTTTCTAGAAACTAGAATGATCAAGCATGCAAGCATAGATCAAAGGGCGTATGAATCAAGTGCACATGAGGAAAAGACATGCATGGTTCTGATAATAATCCTTCGAACAAGCTACAACAACAAGAAACAGCATGCTAATCAATGAACACATAGCACAACAGAACGATCGAGCTGAAATTCAAGAGGATCTGACTGGCGTTTAATGAGTACATCAAGCTGAGAAGAAAGACAGGAGAGTTACCATGGCGAACGATTGAGGCACCAGGTTAATGGCAGGCGCCGCGGTCACCTCCTCGACGCCCCACGATGGCAGCGGTGGCTGGGATGAGCTGACGCCACCGGCGCCAAGAAGCGCCATGAGGGACGACCCCTGATCAAAGTCACCGCCgaacgccggcccgccgcctccgccgtcgaaCACTCTCTCCTGTCCCTGAGCAGCGGGCGCGAACGGCCGCTGGCGCATGGcgtcgccgcgcccgcgccggtcGTCCATTGCCGCGACCTTTCTTGCTTCCCCCGACAAGCGACGGAGGACCGCGCGATGGCAGTGACAGGGACGGCCGCCGACCAGCGACGCCAGAGAGAAATAGCGAGGCTACGCCAGAGAGAAATAGCGAGGCTAGCGCGAAGGCCAAAAGGCCGGGCTGCCAAAGCGACCATCTCTCTGAACTGTGCCTGAATTCTAAACTGGATTCGACTTCGATTGCCTACCAATGGGACTCGTTTCAAAAGTCTCCGAACTGTCAGACTATGCCACGGTTAATACTATCTCAAAATTTGCCAAATGGATCGCCAGGCTAGCTTTCGGATTTAGCTGTTTAGATAGCTCCATGCTGTCTACAACTAAGCTGCATTATTACCAGCGAGACTCATCGGGGGCTTGCAGGTCTTAGCGCTAATTGTGGAGGAGCATTACCAGTGGCATCGTTGCACACACGGCCCCAAACAACGTTGACCAGGGCTCCCCATTGGTTCCAAGCATAGACTTTATGGACTCGTTAGCTGTAGGGGCTTTGGGATCAAAATATGTTTGaatttgaataaaaaccttTCAAAATCCAGGAAGATTTGAACTGAACTTAAAGCTTCCTCATACCAGTCGCTTCATCCGAGCACCACCTTAACTTGTGTAGCGAAAGAAGATTCCACATACTCTGTCTTGCACGCGCTACGCAATGGCATCACCATCTTGCCTTTAACCTATGAAATCCATCGGCATTTCATAAAACTCATCCTGATCCCAATTGTTTTTTTATAGCGTTTCAGACTTTTCAAACTGTTATCGAGGTGTATTCAAAACCATTATTATCGGATAATATATATTCTTTGACAAACAGTAGCTTTCTCCAGCTCATTAGTTCCCAATATGCTCTTTTCACGCGTCTGTTGCTGCAACAGGTGGACAAACAAGACTTATCTAAATGGATTATTTAGACCTCCAATTCAAGTTTTTTTTAAAGAATTCAGGAGTCTATCCCTGTTGGCTACAGTTCCGGGGGGGTGGGACCAAGATGATAGAAATGCAAAGCGAAATGTCTTGGATTTATATAAAAAAAACTATGTTTTGCTCCATTGAAGTAAATTGCTTTCCGAGAAGTTTCTTTCATTGATAGGCTCATAGCTCACAAACCTTTGAATAAGTTGAGATAGTAACATTAAAAGTACAGCTACATAATTGACAAATGTTCAACACTATAAACCATTGAATGGACGGTTCCACATTTTTTTACTAGGTCCATATCTCGTGTAGTGTTAGCATCAAGTCTCTAGACATGCTTCACTGAAGTCCCAGAATCTAGTCAATATTTTGACTTCCTAAGCCTTGGAACAACATAAAGTGAGAGGAGGGCAACTGGAAAAGGATGAACACACCACAACAGTAGAATTAGAGCAAAATAAGAATACCATATAAAATTTCAGTCTTTTGAATAGAGAAAGATGCCTGAGAATATATACTCAATTATTATGCACCATACAATGGAGAACTTACAAAATTGTTGCTATACATTTCGGACGTGGAAGCTGTAACTCATACTTTGGTCTCAAGAAAATAGGTCGACGAAAC from Panicum hallii strain FIL2 chromosome 9, PHallii_v3.1, whole genome shotgun sequence includes:
- the LOC112873465 gene encoding probable WRKY transcription factor 58, encoding MDPYPPYLHADPPPQWPPPRSTAAAASSFPPQNFTVLLPRYDQDMQQLRASALFGVGSSQPHGLPLPPPAAAIEQPAKDGYSWRKYGQKQLKDAESPRSYYKCTRDGCPVKKVVERSFDGFITEITYKGRHNHPRPQERGHAGGGNEALAAAEDMDGPSDDDDDDALHEDDVDGAPGMGAGGEAGQRVVKKPKIIIQTPSEVDLLDDGYRWRKYGQKVVKGNPRPRSYYKCTADNCNVRKQIERASTDPRCVLTTYTGRHNHDPPGRGNEAAAAACSAGQPTPPAGGSGAFQQTGGARELKEER